The Elaeis guineensis isolate ETL-2024a chromosome 13, EG11, whole genome shotgun sequence genome includes a region encoding these proteins:
- the LOC105060916 gene encoding heat stress transcription factor B-4c, protein MERCWESGGGGAVEAHKAVPAPFLTKTYQLVDDPSTDHIVSWGDDRVSTFVVWRPPEFARDLLPNYFKHNNFSSFVRQLNTYGFRKVVPERWEFANEFFRKGEKHLLCEIHRRKTSNSAAPSPSSPPLFPPHHLPLYHHFPDDHHLVGPPQWRDSPSPRLLALGNGGNGGGAPPPPPATAAALVEENERLRRNNAALLSELSHMRKLYNDIIYFVQNHVRPVAPSSAASTLLLSATNAGVAGSFYPHRKGGLNSGGSTTSSSSLTIAEEPSPPLDNNTNNNNGESSSSRPKLFGVPLSERSTSTHKRGLHLDAPTSPSTKPRLVLEEDDLSLNLMPPSPTR, encoded by the exons atggagagGTGTTGGGAGAGTGGAGGTGGTGGAGCGGTGGAGGCGCACAAGGCGGTGCCGGCGCCCTTCCTGACCAAGACCTACCAGCTTGTGGACGATCCCTCCACCGACCACATCGTGTCGTGGGGCGACGACCGCGTCTCCACCTTCGTGGTGTGGCGTCCCCCCGAGTTCGCCCGCGACCTCCTCCCCAATTACTTCAAGCACAATAACTTCTCCAGCTTCGTCCGCCAACTCAACACTTAC GGGTTCAGGAAAGTGGTGCCGGAACGATGGGAGTTTGCAAATGAGTTCTTTAGAAAGGGAGAGAAGCACCTGCTTTGCGAGATCCACCGGCGAAAGACCTCCAACTCGGCAGCCCCGTCGCCGTCTTCTCCCCCTTTGTTTCCTCCCCACCACCTCCCTCTCTACCACCACTTCCCCGACGACCACCACCTCGTCGGACCCCCGCAGTGGCGGGACTCCCCCTCGCCTCGCCTTCTTGCTCTTGGGAACGGGGGTAACGGTGGAGGAGCCCCGCCGCCGCCCCCGGCGACGGCGGCGGCACTGGTGGAGGAGAATGAGAGGCTTCGGCGGAACAACGCGGCACTTCTATCGGAGCTTTCCCACATGCGGAAGCTCTACAACGACATCATCTACTTCGTCCAGAACCATGTCCGCCCGGTCGCCCCCAGCTCCGCCGCCTCAACCCTCCTCCTCTCCGCCACTAACGCCGGCGTTGCCGGCAGCTTCTATCCTCACCGGAAGGGTGGTCTCAACTCCGGCGGCAGCACCACCTCCAGCAGCTCTCTCACGATCGCCGAAGAGCCCTCCCCTCCACTCGATAACAACACCAACAACAACAATGGAGAGAGCAGCAGTTCTCGGCCCAAGCTCTTTGGAGTGCCTCTAAGCGAACGTTCTACTAGTACTCACAAGAGAGGCTTGCACTTGGACGCGCCCACGTCTCCCTCCACCAAGCCTCGCTTGGTGTTAGAGGAGGATGATTTGAGTCTCAACCTGATGCCACCCTCTCCTACTCGTTAG